A single region of the Vicia villosa cultivar HV-30 ecotype Madison, WI linkage group LG4, Vvil1.0, whole genome shotgun sequence genome encodes:
- the LOC131598264 gene encoding uncharacterized protein LOC131598264 has protein sequence MDGDLAKSFWHSSEVDFSFSNSIGRSGGLLILWNNKVEVINSFRGEGYLGIKACWENKFYYLINVYSPCLRTKKMELWKKLLELKEAFKDGDWIVGGDFNAIKNSRERKGRGLYVNNREMELFSEFIDKSELVDIPCKGKKFSWFSGDGKSMSRIDRFIVSNDVVSRWEVTCQLIGDRDISDHCPIWIVKDHRNWGPKPFKFNNEWFSFDSFIPFVEKEWKSIKVFGRIDLEMEDGVDKMNVADEVLASDDVFDFDSVMENRKEACCNFWKNLRIKENMLLQKSRLCWIREGDSNSKFFHKVLKQRRRTNHIGPILSSDGMADSVDEVRETVFKHFEKKFAEEEYARPILEGIPFKTLSEEEVDFLEKPFLQEEIKEAVWECGGDKSPDGVLVANEVVDYAKRTGSKCTLFKVDFEKEYDKVSWSFLRFMFKALGFGNRWMKWMELLVFKSDMSVLVNGSPSREFGVSKGLRQGDPLSPFLFVLVAEALTALVSKSIELEEFQSFTIKGNSRVDILQFAIDTLLVGDGSWKHIRAIEAVLRAFELVSGLGINYHKSKLIGINLSSHFLEAASHFLSCKVEESKFNFLGIPIGHNPRLEATWDPLLFKTKARLNGWTNRFLNLGGRITLLKSVLSSLSIFTMSFYKMPSKVVKKFNSLQSKFLWGGLEEKKKIHWVRWKDVCLPMDKGELGVKDIALFNISLLNKWRWRILQGGNSLWLDVLKGRYSDLSTSVLINYKVSNSTSFYRKVSSSSSSTIWWRDLVKINSLLHADPMVDKVKFNVHNGFHTPFWETSWLEGIPLKEEFPELFLNSILKGVSVAGMGGVD, from the exons ATGGATGGTGACTTGGCCAAGTCTTTTTGGCATTCTTCGGAGGTAGATTTTTCTTTCTCTAACTCGATTGGTAGGTCGGGAGGATTGCTCATTTTATGGAATAACAAAGTGGAGGTTATTAATAGTTTTAGAGGTGAAGGTTATTTAGGGATAAAAGCTTGTTGGGAGAATAAGTTTTACTACTTGATTAATGTGTACTCTCCGTGCCTTAGGACTAAAAAGATGGAATTATGGAAGAAGTTGCTTGAGTTAAAGGAGGCTTTTAAGGATGGGGATTGGATAGTGGGAGGAGATTTCAATGCGATAAAAAATTCTAGAGAAAGGAAGGGTCGCGGTTTGTATGTGAATAACAGAGAGATGGAGCTTTTTTCGGAGTTCATTGATAAAAGCGAGTTGGTGGATATTCCTTGCAAAGGAAAAAAGTTTTCTTGGTTTAGTGGAGATGGGAAGTCGATGAGTAGAATTGATCGTTTCATTGTTTCCAACGACGTAGTGTCTAGATGGGAGGTTACGTGTCAACTCATCGGGGATAGGGATATTTCGGATCATTGTCCAATTTGGATCGTTAAGGATCATAGGAATTGGGGTCCTAAGCCATTTAAGTTCAATAATGAGTGGTTTAGCTTTGACTCTTTTATTCCTTTTGTGGAGAAGGAATGGAAAAGTATTAAG gtgtttggtagaattgatttggaGATGGAGGATGGTGTGGATAAGATGAACGTGGCCGATGAGGTATTGGCTTCCGATGATGTCTTCGACTTTGATAGTGTGATGGAGAATAGGAAGGAAGCTTGTTGTAATTTTTGGAAGAActtgagaataaaagaaaatatgttgCTTCAAAAGTCGAGATTGTGTTGGATTAGAGAAGGAGACTCCAATAGTAAGTTTTTCCATAAGGTgttgaaacaaagaagaagaactAACCATATCGGTCCGATTCTTTCTTCGGACGGTATGGCGGATTCGGTGGATGAAGTTAGGGAGACGGTGTTCAAACATTTTGAGAAGAAGTTTGCCGAAGAGGAGTATGCTAGACCTATTTTAGAGGGTATTCCTTTCAAGACCCTTAGTGAGGAAGAAGTGGATTTTTTGGAGAAACCTTTTCTTCAAGAGGAGATTAAAGAGGCGGTGTGGGAGTGTGGAGGAGACAAAAGCCCGG ATGGGGTGCTTGTAGCGAATGAGGTGGTTGATTATGCGAAGAGGACGGGAAGTAAATGCACTCTTTTCAAAGTAGATTTCGAAAAGGAATATGATAAGGTGAGTTGGTCTTTTCTCCGATTCATGTTCAAAGCTTTGGGATTCGGTAAtagatggatgaaatggatggaactATTGGTGTTTAAGAGTGACATGTCGGTGTTGGTGAATGGGAGCCCTTCGAGAGAGTTTGGTGTGTCTAAAGGGTTGAGACAAGGAGaccctctttctccttttctctttgttttggtAGCGGAAGCGCTCACGGCACTAGTGAGTAAATCTATTGAGTTAGAGGAATTTCAAAGTTTTACCATCAAAGGAAATAGTAGAGTGGATATCCTCCAATTTGCGATTGACACTTTATTGGTGGGGGATGGTAGTTGGAAGCATATTCGGGCAATCGAGGCGGTTCTTAGAGCCTTTGAACTTGTTTCGGGTCTTGGGATTAATTACCACAAGAGTAAGTTGATTGGTATTAATCTTAGTTCTCATTTTTTGGAAGCCGCGTCTCACTTTTTATCTTGTAAGGTGGAGGAAAGCAAGTTTAATTTCCTTGGAATTCCGATTGGGCATAATCCAAGGTTGGAAGCTACTTGGGATCCGCTCTTGTTCAAGACAAAAGCTAGATTGAATGGTTGGACTAATCGCTTCTTGAATTTAGGAGGTAGGATCACGCTTTTGAAATCGGTGCTTAGTTCCCTCTCcattttcactatgtctttttaCAAAATGCCGTCGAAGGTGGTGAAGAAATTTAATAGTTTACAAAGTAAATTTCTTTGGGGAGGATTAgaggagaaaaaaaagattcattggGTTAGATGGAAAGATGTTTGTCTTCCCATGGATAAAGGCGAGCTTGGCGTGAAGGACATAGCGTTATTCAACATTTCTCTTCTTAACAAGTGGAGGTGGCGAATTCTTCAAGGAGGAAATTCTCTTTGGCTTGATGTTTTAAAAGGCCGGTACAGTGATTTATCGACATCCGTCTTGATTAATTATAAGGTTAGTAATTCTACCTCTTTTTACCGTaaagtttcttcttcttcttcttctactattTGGTGGAGGGACTTGGTTAAGATAAATTCTTTGTTGCATGCGGATCCGATGGTTGACAAGGTTAAATTTAATGTCCATAACGGGTTCCACACGCCGTTTTGGGAAACTTCTTGGTTGGAAGGAATTCCTTTGAAAGAAGAATTTCCggaattatttttaaattctattttGAAGGGCGTTTCGGTGGCGGGAATGGGGGGGGTGGATTGA